A window of Mycolicibacterium fluoranthenivorans contains these coding sequences:
- a CDS encoding DUF7065 domain-containing protein — MANVIATADEELHPPGAAAHWQESYYFNWVDTTGAALGFARLGYRFAQRQADAVVITMRGGRRELVYGAVDQPIDGDPMAFRSADGLTVGRLTLRCTEPLRRWRITLDGRDEIDLTWTALAPAFDFGHNGTEVIAHRHFEHPGTVSGRSVIRGREHQIRGFGTRDKSWGPRDWGNIAGWDWISAQFGADLAFTVTQTTVDGQLAQSGFLSRAGRSCAVAGFDLRYVSPGTHSARDAEITIVDDEGTSIEVTARGISQVPLFKSGLLLRETHARFEARLQDGSHLPGAGVLEHTWHAGRRELLTNLPALLPVVKDAVVSRFR; from the coding sequence ATGGCCAACGTCATCGCAACGGCAGACGAAGAACTGCACCCGCCCGGCGCCGCAGCGCACTGGCAGGAGAGTTACTACTTCAATTGGGTGGATACCACCGGTGCGGCGTTGGGCTTTGCCCGCCTGGGCTATCGGTTCGCCCAGCGCCAGGCCGACGCAGTCGTCATCACCATGCGCGGGGGCCGACGAGAACTGGTCTACGGTGCCGTCGACCAACCGATCGATGGTGACCCGATGGCCTTCCGCAGTGCCGACGGCCTGACCGTCGGCCGCCTGACCTTGCGCTGCACCGAGCCCCTGCGGCGATGGCGGATCACCCTGGACGGACGAGACGAGATCGATCTGACGTGGACAGCGCTGGCACCAGCGTTCGACTTCGGCCACAACGGCACCGAGGTCATCGCGCACCGGCATTTCGAGCACCCCGGCACGGTGTCCGGCCGGTCGGTGATCCGCGGCCGGGAACACCAGATCCGTGGCTTCGGCACCCGCGATAAATCCTGGGGTCCGCGGGATTGGGGCAATATCGCCGGCTGGGACTGGATCTCGGCGCAGTTCGGCGCCGACCTGGCCTTCACCGTCACCCAGACCACCGTCGACGGCCAACTCGCGCAATCCGGTTTCCTCAGCCGCGCCGGCCGATCATGCGCAGTGGCCGGCTTCGACCTGCGCTACGTCTCCCCGGGGACACACAGTGCCCGGGACGCCGAGATCACGATCGTCGACGACGAGGGGACCTCGATCGAGGTCACCGCACGCGGGATCAGTCAGGTCCCGTTGTTCAAGAGTGGGCTGCTCCTGCGCGAAACACATGCCCGGTTCGAGGCCCGCCTCCAGGACGGTTCGCACCTGCCAGGTGCGGGCGTCCTCGAACACACCTGGCACGCAGGACGGCGCGAGCTGCTCACCAATCTGCCCGCCCTGCTCCCTGTCGTCAAAGACGCTGTCGTTTCGAGGTTCCGGTGA
- a CDS encoding TetR/AcrR family transcriptional regulator → MSVVRSGPRKLPRQERSRAMVDRILEAAARVLIAYGYDGASTNRIARAAGVSPGSLYQYFSDKDAITSAVVDRLAEEISVNVSAVFRTMAGRSAEDGTRAALTTLVDALAPQADLLRIAVEQVPRFGEADRLGVLLERARDLVYHQLLANQDRLRRHDLDTTTWFVVHTATQLTIRYTVDRPPIPADRFVDELSRLLLGYVYRD, encoded by the coding sequence ATGTCCGTCGTACGCTCTGGCCCGCGCAAACTGCCCCGGCAGGAGCGCTCGCGCGCGATGGTGGACCGCATTCTCGAGGCTGCCGCTCGCGTCTTGATCGCGTATGGGTACGACGGCGCGTCTACCAATCGCATCGCCCGCGCCGCGGGTGTGAGCCCTGGTTCGCTCTATCAGTACTTCAGCGACAAGGACGCCATCACCTCGGCCGTCGTGGATCGGCTTGCCGAGGAGATCAGTGTGAACGTTTCGGCGGTCTTCCGAACCATGGCGGGGCGATCAGCCGAAGACGGCACCCGAGCGGCACTGACTACTTTGGTGGATGCGCTTGCCCCGCAGGCGGATCTGCTACGAATCGCTGTCGAACAGGTACCCCGATTCGGCGAGGCCGACAGGCTGGGCGTCCTGCTGGAACGGGCACGTGACCTCGTCTACCATCAACTGCTCGCCAACCAGGACCGGCTTCGACGCCACGACCTGGATACCACGACATGGTTCGTGGTGCACACCGCCACTCAGTTGACCATCCGTTACACCGTCGATCGGCCGCCGATTCCCGCGGACAGATTCGTCGACGAACTGAGCAGGCTACTGCTCGGGTATGTCTACCGCGACTGA